The following are from one region of the Silene latifolia isolate original U9 population chromosome 9, ASM4854445v1, whole genome shotgun sequence genome:
- the LOC141602133 gene encoding uncharacterized protein LOC141602133: MELIGDYGMKIIYHEGKANEVADALSRKSMHSLCTTMSLMKLKDEMAKMGIHMIRKGDVIDDLTIEPEIYDGIKRKRLKKLIMMEAHCTPCLVHPGGDKLYKDLKKTFWWPDMKEEVAEFVTRCLTWQRVKWNNGDHKELMGTTLKMSTVFHPTIDGQNERTIKTLEDMLRACAMEFGESWEDRIDLIEFSYNSGYHTRIGIALFETLYGRKCRSPVYWDDSAEDEVLGPQMLQDMVEQYVSDPSHVLEVENIKLYEALTYTEVPKEILDRNVRKIRNGETMLLKVLWSNHNV, translated from the exons atggagttgattggggacTATGGTATGAagatcatataccatgaagggaaggctaatgagGTTGCAGATGCTTTAAGTAGAAAGAGTATGCATTCGCTATGCACTACCATGTCACTAATGAAATTGAAGGATGAGATGGCTAAGATGGGGATTCACATGATTCGCAAGGGAGATGTCATCGATGATTTGACTATCGAGCCTGAAATTTATGATGGCATCAAAAGGAAACGG TTAAAGAAGTTGATTATGATGGAGGCTCACTGCACTCCTTGTTTGGTACATCCGGGAGGTGACAAGCTGTATAAGGACTtgaagaagacgttttggtggcccgACATGAAGGAAGAGGTAGCTGAATTTGTGACTAGGTGTTTGACTTGGCAAAGGGTCAAGTGGAACAACGGAGATCACAAG GAATTAATggggactaccttaaagatgagtacggtGTTTCATCCTACAATAGATGGTCAAAATGaaaggactatcaagaccttagaagacatgttgcgagcttgtgcgaTGGAGTTTGGTGAGAGTTGGGAGGATAGAattgatttgattgagttttcatacaacagtGGCTATCACACGAGGATTGGGATAGCACTATTTGAGACGTTGTATgggaggaagtgtaggagtccagtGTATTGGGACGATAGCGCTGAAGATGAGGTTTTAGGACCACAAATGCTACAAGATATGGTTGAACAA tatgtgagtgatccatctcaCGTGCTTGAGGTGGAGAATATTAAGCTTTATGAAGCTCTAACTTATACGGAGGTGCCAAAGGAGATATTGGATCGTAATGTGCGCAAGATAAGGAATGGTGAAACCATGTTGCTTAAGGTGttatggtctaatcacaatgtgtaA